The nucleotide sequence GATCGGTGCGCGAAAGCCCGATCGTTGCAGCAACCCTTGCGGCATTTCCCGGCAGCGAACTTGTCGGGCCGAAGAACAGACGGAGTTTGGCATGAAGAATCTCGACGACATCATGGCGATGGCGCAGAACGTCCAGAACGAGCTGCAAAAGGCTCAGGCGGCGCTCGATACGATTGAGGTGGAGGGCGCGTCCGGCGGCGGCCTGGTCAAGGTGCGCGCGACCGCCAAGGGGCGGATTATCGGGGTCGATATCGACGATTCGCTGATGAAGCCTGAGGAAAAGGGCGTGCTGGAGGATCTGGTCGCAGCCGCATTCAACGACGCGCGGGCCAAGGCGGATGCCGCCAGCTCGACCGAAATGTCCAAGATGACGGCGGGCCTCCCCCTGCCGCCGGGCTTCAAGCTGCCGCTGTAAGTTGAGCAGCGCCTCAACGAATACGGGCACGCAGCGCCGATGCGCCGCGTGCCCGCTTGCGCCGTAAGGATCAGGCGTTCAGCCGGTGATCCAGCGTAATCTCTGCGTTCAGCAATTTGGAAATCGGGCAGCCGGCCTTGGCCTCCCCGGCGATGCTCTCAAACTCGGCCGGGTCGATGCCTTGGACGCGCGCATCGAGGCTTAGGGCCGATTTGGTTACCTTGAACCCGTCGCCATCCTTTTCCAGCGTCACCTTCGCGGTCGTCTTCAGCGTGCCGTCGCTGTACCCCGCCTTTGCCAGTGCAAAGCTGAGCGCCATGGTGAAGCAGGACGCGTGGGCGGCGGCGATAAGCTCTTCCGGGTTGGTACCCGGCTCATCCTCGAACCGGGTGGTGAAGCCGTAAAACTGGTCCTTCATCACGCCCGACTGAAGCGAGACATGGCCCTTTCCGTCCTTGCCCAGTCCTTCGTAACGTGCGCTTGCGCTGCGGGTCGTCATCGGTTGCTCCTCCATGGTCAGGGATAACGGGCAAACGAAAAGGGCGGGCAAAGGATGCCCGCCCTTTCCTGTCTCGCTTGCCTGAAAGCGATCAGCGGCAGCGCTTGCTCGTCGCGCGCTCGACTTCACGACCGGCCAGTGCGCCGGCGCCTGCACCCAGCAGCGTGCCCAGCGTGCGATCGCCGCGCGTATCGATCGTGCGACCGACCAGCGCACCGGCAACGCCACCGATCACCAGGCCCGTCGTGCCGTCAGGCTTGCGGCAATAGCGGCGACCGTCACGACCGCGCCATTCGCGATACTTGTGGCGCTTCTGTGCCGCGGCCTCGGCCTTGGTGGTGGGGATGATCGTGGTTGCGGGCACCAGCAGGCCGGCAGCGGCCATCGCCATCATCAGGTTGCGCATGTCTGTTACTCCCATATTCCTGAAACCTTGCCGTCTGAACACAAAGCAAAAGCGAAAGTTTCATGAACGAAACGTTCAGCTTTTCACCGCGTCCCAACGAGGGATTGTTTACCTGCATCAATCTGAACGGCGTGTGGGCGCGCGGTTCATCGGAGCGAAGGGTCGGCGGCCAGCCCCTTCAGCCGATACAGCGCATCCAGCGCCTCCCGCGGTGAAAGGGCGTCGACGTCGATCCGTGACAGTTCGTCGCGCAATGCGTCGGTCGCCTGTGCCTCCTGCTCAGCCACCGCGGCAAACAGGGGCAAGTCGTCAAGGCCCGCCGCCAACCCGCCGGTTTTCTGCCGCCCCGCCTCCAGCTTGGCGAGCACAGCCTTGGCACGCGCGATGGTCGCGGGGGGCAGGCCCGCAAGGCGCGCCACCGCCAGCCCATAGCTGCGGTCCGCCGGACCCGGGGCTAGTTCGTGCAGCAGGACCAGATCGCCCTTCCACTCCCGCGCGCGGACATGGTGCAGGCGCAGCGCCTCGCACCGCTCCGCCAGCCGCGTCAGTTCGTGATAATGGGTGGCGAACAGGCAGCGGCACCGGTTCACTTCATGGATCGCCTCTACCACAGCCCAGGCGATGGCGAGGCCGTCATAGGTGGACGTGCCGCGCCCTACTTCGTCCAGAATGACGAAGCTGTTGGGCCCTGCCTGTGACAGGATGGCGGCGGTTTCGACCATTTCGACCATGAAGGTCGATCGGCCGCGCGCCAGATTGTCCGACGCTCCGACGCGGCTGAACAACCGGTCCACGAGGCCCAGTCGCGCGCGCGTGGCGGGAACATAGCTGCCCGCCTGAGCCAGCACGGCGATCAGCGCGTTCTGGCGCAGGAAAGTCGATTTGCCGCCCATATTGGGGCCAGTGACCAGCCACAGGCGCGAATCCTCACCCAACAGGCAGTCATTGGCGACGAAGCGCTCGCCCGTCCGCGCCAGTGCGGCCTCGACCACCGGATGGCGGCCGCCTTCGACCTCGAAACAGGGGTGCTCGACCAGATCGGGGCGCGCCCAGCCGCCTTCTGCCGCGCGTTCGGCAAGGGCGGCGGCAACGTCCAGCCGCGCCAGTGCGTCGGCCGTGGCGGCAATCGCCTCCCGCCGCTCGAGCGCGGTTTCGGTCAGTGCCTCCAGATGCGCCGCTTCGGCAGCAAGTGCGTGGTTGCCTGCCTGGGTTACGCGCATCGCCACTTCGTGCAGTTCGGGTGCGTTGAAGCGCACCACGCCGGCCAGCGTCTGGCGATGGGTAAAGCCGCTATCCTCC is from Sphingomonas sp. IW22 and encodes:
- a CDS encoding YbaB/EbfC family nucleoid-associated protein, whose amino-acid sequence is MKNLDDIMAMAQNVQNELQKAQAALDTIEVEGASGGGLVKVRATAKGRIIGVDIDDSLMKPEEKGVLEDLVAAAFNDARAKADAASSTEMSKMTAGLPLPPGFKLPL
- a CDS encoding OsmC family protein, yielding MTTRSASARYEGLGKDGKGHVSLQSGVMKDQFYGFTTRFEDEPGTNPEELIAAAHASCFTMALSFALAKAGYSDGTLKTTAKVTLEKDGDGFKVTKSALSLDARVQGIDPAEFESIAGEAKAGCPISKLLNAEITLDHRLNA
- a CDS encoding glycine zipper 2TM domain-containing protein, with translation MRNLMMAMAAAGLLVPATTIIPTTKAEAAAQKRHKYREWRGRDGRRYCRKPDGTTGLVIGGVAGALVGRTIDTRGDRTLGTLLGAGAGALAGREVERATSKRCR